From the Pseudodesulfovibrio indicus genome, the window TGGGCGGCCACATGGGCATCCTGGCGGGCGGCGAACGCGCCATCGCCACCACCAACCGGAACTTCAAGGGCCGCATGGGTTCGCTCGAATCCGAGGTCTTCCTGTCCAACCCCGCCGTTGCCGCCGCCTCCGCCGTGGCAGGCGAGATCATCAACCCGGCCAAGCTCTAGGAGGGTGCAGCAATGAAAGTGACCGGAACCGCCCACAAGGTGGGCGACCACATAGATACCGACGCCATCATCCCGGCCCGCTTCCTGGTGACCACCGACGCCAAGGTGCTCGGCGAGAACTGCATGGAAGGCCTGGAGGCCGGATGGGTCAAGCGCGTCAAGGAAAACGACGTCATGGTCGGCGGCGTGAACTTCGGCTGCGGCTCCTCCCGCGAGCACGCGCCCATCTCCATCCTGGGCGCGGGCATCCCCGTGGTCCTGGCCCACAGCTTCGCGCGTATCTTCTACCGCAACGGCTTCAACATGGGGCTGGTGCTGCTGGAGATCGGCGACGACATCGACAAGTTCAGCGATACCGACCAGATCGAGGTGGATACCGCCACCGGCACCATCAGGAACCTGACCACCGGCGCGACCGTCCAGGCCGCCCCGGTCCCCCCGTTCATGCAGGAAATCCTCAACGCGGGCGGACTCGTCGAATACGCCAAGAAGAAATTGGCCTAGGCAGGCCTCCGGCGGCCGGGGGAAGGGGAAGGGAAACCCTTTGAAAAGGGTTGTCCCTTCCCCTTCCCCCGGACTCCCATCCCCATCCTTTCCCAAACTTTTTGGGTCGCTTCGCGAAGGAGTCGAGCGGGAGGTCAGGCTGCCGGGCAATACTTTGGTCGAGAACGAATATTTTTTGAAAACGGCATTGATGCCGCGCCCGCACGGACTCGCCGAAGGCGCGACAAGAAGTTTTGGAGAGTCCAGAGAACCTTTATCAAAAGGTTCTCTGGTCCCGCCGAAGGCGACCGCCGGTAGGCCCGCCGGAGGCATCCACACAACAGGAGAGAACGATGAAGATTTGCGTATTGCCCGGTGACGGTATCGGGACCGAGATTGTGACCCAGGCCCTGCGGGTTCTGGACAAGGTGGGCGAGAAGTACGGCCGTACTTTCGAGACCACCGAGGCGCTCATCGGCGGCTGCGCCATCGACGCCGAGGGCGTGCCGCTGCCCGCCGAGACCGTGGCCAGGTGCAAGGACGCCGACGCCGTGCTGCTCGGAGCGGTGGGCGGCCCCAAGTGGGACGTCATCGACCCGGCCATCCGCCCGGAAAAGGGGCTGCTCGGCATCCGCAAGGAGCTGGGGCTGTTCGCCAACCTGCGCCCGGCCCGGCTCTTCAAGGAGTTGGCCGAAGCGTGCTATCTGCGCCCGGACATCGTGGCCCGCGGTCTGGACGTCATGGTCGTGCGCGAGCTGACCGGCGGCATCTATTTCGGCGAGCCGCGTTTTGACGGCGAAAAGGACGGCGAGCGGTTCGGCTTCAACACCATGACCTACTACGAGCACGAGATCCGGCGCATCGCCAAGGTGGCCTTCGAGGCCGCCCGGAAGCGTTCGGGCCGCGTCTGCTCCGTGGACAAGGCCAACGTCCTCGACGTATCCCGCGTGTGGCGCGAGATCGTCATCGACGAGCACAAGAATTATCCGGACGTGGAGCTGTCCCACATGTACGTGGACAACGCGGCCATGCAGCTGGTGCGCGACCCGTCCCAGTTCGACGTCCTGGTGACCGGCAACCTGTTCGGCGACATCCTGTCCGATGAGGCCGCGGCCATCACCGGGTCCATCGGCATGCTGCCGTCCGCGTCGCTGGGCGCGGGCAATCCCGGCCTGTTCGAGCCGATCCACGGCTCGGCCCCGGACATCGCGGGCAAGGACCTGGCCAACCCGCTGGCCACCATCCTGTCCGTGTCCATGATGCTGCGCCACGCCTTCGACATGGGCGAGGAGGCGGACTGCATCGAGAACGCGGTGGTCAAGACCCTGGAGCAGGGCTACCGGACCGGCGACATCCGCCAGGAAGGGTGCAAGCTCGTGGGCTGCGTGGCCATGGCCGAGGCCGTGCTGGCCAACATGTAGTTTCGGGAGAAACGAGATCAAGGGCCGCGTCGCTTGCGATGCGGCCTTTTTTTGCGCCTACCGCGGCTTGGTCGCACTCGACTTGGCCGCTCTCTGGGCCTGCTGGCTGGTTTCCAGGTCGATGAACCCCAGGGTCATGCACACGCCGAGGTAGTCCATCTTGAGGATTTCCATCTTTTGCAGGGCGCGCTGGTTCTGGTCCGGGGTGATCTTCTTCTGGTTCAGGAGGTAGCGGCTGTAACTGGCGCTTTCGTCCGTGTCACCAGCCTCCAGGTCCTGTATGGAGATGTCGGGCAGGGGGATGTTCATGGACCGCAGGGAGGCCAGGAGGGTCTCCTTGTCCGCAATCTCCCGCTGCAATTCGCGCCGCTGCGCGACCAGGGATTCGTGCTTGGAGGTCAGCTCGTGCTGCTCGTTTTGCAGCGCGTTCAGGGTCTCGTACCGATGCTTGGAGATCATCCGGAAGACGATGAAGAAGATGGCCAGGGCGAAGCCGAATATGACGCTGATGGAAGTCATGGTTGCAGACGCTGTTCCAGGATGTCTATTTCATCATCCAGCTTCTCGAGCTGTGCCTTCAGTTCTGTGACCTGTTCCTCGTAGACCGCGTTCTTGGCCGCGAGGCGGTTGGCGAGGCTGCGCACCTCGTTGCGCTTGTGCCGGATCTGGTCGGAGCAGTTGTGGTGATGGACCACGATGATGGCCAGCAGAACGAATCCGAGCATGGCGAGGAGGAGATATAGGGTACTGACTTCCAACATGCAGTGTGGCCTTCCTGTTTCCGGGAACATCGCGCGAACCCGCGTAATACGTTGATCCCCGGTGGCTTGCAAGCCGATTTTCCCTGTTGCGTCAAAGAGTTGCGGAGAATTCGGCCAGACGCTCCATCTTGCGGCCCGCCGGCAGCTTCTTGATCGCCAGTTCCAGCTTCAGGGCCGTGCTCTTGTCCGCCACCTCGGTGGAGGCGGCCAGGGTCACGGGCAGCCGCGCGCGGGTATACTTGGAACCCTTGCCCGCATTGTGGGCCGCGACCCTCCGTTCCAGGTCGTTGGTGATGCCGCAGTACAGGCTGCGGTCGGCGCAGCGGAGCAGGTAGACGTGCCAGGTTCCCATGAAAGGGAGACTACCCGTTTGCGGGCGCGCGGTCAAAACTGTTGCCAATCGGCTCCACCCATTATATCTCCATTCGCAAACGAAAAGGTCCAGTATTTTTCATGTCCAGAATCACCGTACAAAGTCTCGAGAAATCCTACGGCGGGGAACCCATCTTTGCCGACGTCGCCTTTGAGGTCACGCCGGGCATGCGCCTTGCCCTGACCGGTCCCAACGGCTGCGGCAAGTCCACGCTGCTCAAGGTCCTGGCCGGCGAGATCGAGCCCGACGGCGGCCAGGTCACGCTGACCAAGGGGGCGCAGGTCGGGTACGTGGCCCAGGAGATGACCGGGGAAATCCTGGAGCAGCAGCTCCTGGCCTGGGTCCTGTCCGCGCTGCCGTCCTGGAACGAGTTCTGGCGGCAGTGGGAAAAGGCCGTGGCCGACGAGGACATGGCGCGCATCGAACAGCTGTCCCACCGCCAGGCCGAGTTCGAGCGGCTCTACGGCTACAACCCGGACCACAAGGCGCGGGCCATCCTGACTGGACTCGGCTTTGCCGAGGAGACCCTGCTCAAGCGCATCGGCGACCTGTCCGGCGGCTGGCGCGAGCGGGCCAAGCTCGCCCGCGTGCTCCTGCAGGGCGCGGACGTGCTGCTCCTCGACGAGCCCACCAACCACCTCGACCTGGAGGCCGTGGAGTGGCTGGAGGACTATCTGCTCAACTTTCGGGGCGCGCTCGCCTTCGTGGTTCACGACCGCATCTTCCTGAATCGCGTCGGCACTCACGTTCTGTTCCTGGGCGGCTCCAAGCCGGTGCTGCGCAAGGGGTCCTTCGACGAATTCCTGGAATGGGACGCCGAGAACCGGGAGCAGCGGCAGAAGGAACTGGACAAGCTGTCCGCGCGCATCGACCACGAGTACAAGTACATCAACAAATTTCGCGTCAAGGCGCGCAAGGCGGCCCAGGCCCAGTCCAAGCTCAAGCGGGTGGAGAAGCTGGAGCAGGAGCTGAGCCAGATCAAGGAGGTCCAGGCCACGCACCATCGGGGCCGGAACCTCAGCTTCCGGCTGCCCGAGCCCAAGCGGGGCGACAAGGTCGCGGTCTCTGTGGTCGATCTCGAATTTCACTACCAGGGTGGCGAAGCGGTCTGGCCCGCCCTGAATTTCCAGCTCTTCCGGGGCAAGAAGGTGGCCGTGGTCGCCCCCAACGGCGCGGGCAAGTCCACGCTGCTCAAGCTGATCACCGGCGCGCTGGCCCCGTCCGGCGGCCACGTCAAGGTCGGCCCCGGCACCGACATGGGCTATTTCAGCCAGCACCAGCACGAGATCCTGAACCTGGACAACTCCGTCATCGGCGAGATCCGGCGGCTGTCCAGCCCCGGCCTGACCGAGGAGCAGGTCATGAGCGTGCTCGGCCTGTTCCTGCTGGGCGAGCCGTTCTTCGAGCGCAAGGTCAAGGGACTGTCCGGCGGCGAGAAGTCGCGGCTGCTCCTGGCCACGCTCTTCCTGGC encodes:
- a CDS encoding 3-isopropylmalate dehydratase small subunit, translated to MKVTGTAHKVGDHIDTDAIIPARFLVTTDAKVLGENCMEGLEAGWVKRVKENDVMVGGVNFGCGSSREHAPISILGAGIPVVLAHSFARIFYRNGFNMGLVLLEIGDDIDKFSDTDQIEVDTATGTIRNLTTGATVQAAPVPPFMQEILNAGGLVEYAKKKLA
- the leuB gene encoding 3-isopropylmalate dehydrogenase, with product MKICVLPGDGIGTEIVTQALRVLDKVGEKYGRTFETTEALIGGCAIDAEGVPLPAETVARCKDADAVLLGAVGGPKWDVIDPAIRPEKGLLGIRKELGLFANLRPARLFKELAEACYLRPDIVARGLDVMVVRELTGGIYFGEPRFDGEKDGERFGFNTMTYYEHEIRRIAKVAFEAARKRSGRVCSVDKANVLDVSRVWREIVIDEHKNYPDVELSHMYVDNAAMQLVRDPSQFDVLVTGNLFGDILSDEAAAITGSIGMLPSASLGAGNPGLFEPIHGSAPDIAGKDLANPLATILSVSMMLRHAFDMGEEADCIENAVVKTLEQGYRTGDIRQEGCKLVGCVAMAEAVLANM
- a CDS encoding GIY-YIG nuclease family protein; this translates as MGTWHVYLLRCADRSLYCGITNDLERRVAAHNAGKGSKYTRARLPVTLAASTEVADKSTALKLELAIKKLPAGRKMERLAEFSATL
- a CDS encoding ABC-F family ATP-binding cassette domain-containing protein translates to MLRKGSFDEFLEWDAENREQRQKELDKLSARIDHEYKYINKFRVKARKAAQAQSKLKRVEKLEQELSQIKEVQATHHRGRNLSFRLPEPKRGDKVAVSVVDLEFHYQGGEAVWPALNFQLFRGKKVAVVAPNGAGKSTLLKLITGALAPSGGHVKVGPGTDMGYFSQHQHEILNLDNSVIGEIRRLSSPGLTEEQVMSVLGLFLLGEPFFERKVKGLSGGEKSRLLLATLFLARANLLILDEPTNHLDIETREGLIRALQDYEGTLLFVAHDRYLLNEVAEEVWSLDENGLTQYVGGFEEFHARQKQEEACRNNQAACDPEESLEKRRMTKEEKRRQAEERNRLYRELKPLKKKYDKLEADLEKVLDEQAALEEKMNDPATYEKPEEALKLNAAYKEASEWADSLMERMAVLEEQMETITGGREDL